One window of Bacteroides sp. AN502(2024) genomic DNA carries:
- the pnuC gene encoding nicotinamide riboside transporter PnuC: MELKFLEIFGTIIGLVYLWLEYRASIYLWITGIVMPAIYIFVYYKAGLYADFGINIYYLAAAIYGWFFWMWGGGKPKALPIIHTPGKCYLPLFLAFVVSFLGIAWILIEYTDSNVPWLDSFTTALSIVGIWMLARKYIEQWFAWILVDIVCCGLYIYKDLYFTSALYGLYSIIAIFGYFKWKKLMSIQ, from the coding sequence ATGGAATTGAAATTTCTGGAAATATTCGGTACGATTATCGGACTGGTCTACCTCTGGTTAGAATACCGGGCAAGTATCTACCTTTGGATAACAGGTATTGTGATGCCTGCCATCTACATCTTCGTATATTACAAAGCCGGATTATATGCTGACTTTGGCATCAATATCTACTACCTGGCAGCTGCCATCTACGGCTGGTTCTTCTGGATGTGGGGAGGGGGAAAGCCTAAAGCCCTTCCTATCATACACACTCCGGGGAAATGTTACTTACCTCTTTTTCTGGCATTCGTCGTTTCTTTCCTCGGCATTGCATGGATACTGATAGAATATACGGATAGCAATGTTCCCTGGCTGGACAGCTTTACCACTGCATTAAGTATTGTCGGCATATGGATGCTGGCACGCAAATACATCGAACAATGGTTTGCCTGGATTCTGGTGGACATTGTCTGCTGTGGACTTTATATCTATAAAGACCTTTATTTTACTTCTGCTTTGTACGGACTTTACTCCATTATAGCTATCTTTGGCTACTTTAAATGGAAAAAATTAATGAGTATACAATGA
- a CDS encoding TonB-dependent receptor, which translates to MKRIVWMAVALSGAGITVHAQTSAKDSMRVVNLQEVQVVSTRATAKTPVAFTNIDKTALKKVNFGQDIPYLLSMTPSTLTTSDAGAGIGYTTLRVRGTDGTRINITVNGIPMNDAESHNLFWVNMPDFSSSVKDMQVQRGAGTSTNGAGAFGASVNMQTEGASMKPYAEFNASYGSFNTHKETVKVGTGLLNNHWTFDARLSHIGTDGYIDRASVNLNSYYLQGGYFAGNTSMKLIAFAGKEKTYHAWGYATKEEMEKFGRRYNPCGEMYTDANGNKHYYDDQTDNYLQKNYQLLFNHTFSTAWNLNVALHYTKGDGYYEEYKGGRYLIEYGLKPFTIDGTEIAKIDLVRQKKMDNKFGGGIFSLNFTTDRLNASLGGGLNQYRGNNFGRVPWVKNYVGTLSPDHEYYRNKSKKTDGNIYLKANYDLTKGLSAYADLQYRHINYTINGNNDKYDWSKNALRPLAVDKKFDFFNPKVGLNWNITSSHRVYASFSVAQKEPTRNNYTDGDPDSYPQAEKLLDYEAGYTFANQWLTAGANFYYMDYTDQLVLTGALNDIGEALTENVPNSYRMGIEIMLGIKPCKWFQWDINATWSKNRIQNFVENLPGYHYHNDDSQTSLPTIQIKHKETHIAFSPDFLFNNRFSFKFKGFETALQSQFVSKQYMTNAEVEELTLDKYFVSNLNLAYSFRPQKVLKEVTVGFTVYNLFNEKYENNGWASSDYTDTLENRGNYAGYAAQAGTNVIGHVSFRF; encoded by the coding sequence ATGAAAAGAATTGTATGGATGGCCGTCGCCTTATCAGGCGCAGGCATCACTGTCCATGCACAAACGAGTGCAAAGGATAGTATGAGAGTAGTGAACCTGCAAGAGGTGCAGGTAGTATCCACACGTGCCACAGCCAAAACTCCCGTGGCATTCACCAATATAGACAAAACAGCACTCAAAAAGGTAAACTTCGGACAGGATATTCCCTATCTGCTGAGTATGACTCCTTCCACACTGACCACATCGGATGCAGGAGCCGGTATCGGCTATACGACACTTCGCGTACGTGGCACCGATGGCACACGAATCAATATCACTGTAAACGGCATACCGATGAACGATGCCGAAAGCCATAACCTGTTCTGGGTCAATATGCCCGACTTTTCTTCTTCCGTAAAAGATATGCAGGTGCAGCGCGGAGCAGGTACATCAACAAATGGAGCAGGTGCTTTCGGAGCTAGCGTCAATATGCAAACCGAAGGTGCATCTATGAAACCATACGCCGAATTCAATGCTTCATACGGTTCGTTCAACACGCACAAGGAAACAGTAAAAGTGGGAACCGGCTTACTCAATAACCACTGGACGTTTGACGCCCGCCTTTCCCATATCGGTACGGACGGATACATAGACCGTGCTTCGGTGAACTTGAACTCTTACTACCTGCAAGGAGGTTATTTTGCAGGAAACACCTCTATGAAACTGATTGCATTTGCCGGAAAAGAAAAGACATATCATGCTTGGGGATATGCAACCAAAGAAGAAATGGAAAAATTTGGCAGACGCTACAATCCTTGCGGGGAAATGTACACCGACGCCAACGGCAACAAACATTATTACGATGATCAAACGGATAATTACCTGCAAAAGAATTATCAGCTTCTCTTCAACCACACTTTCTCAACGGCCTGGAATCTAAACGTTGCCTTACATTATACTAAAGGTGATGGTTATTACGAAGAGTACAAAGGCGGCAGATACCTGATCGAATATGGCTTAAAGCCATTTACAATAGATGGCACCGAAATAGCTAAAATTGACCTGGTCCGTCAAAAGAAGATGGATAACAAATTTGGCGGTGGTATTTTTTCTCTCAATTTCACCACCGACAGGCTAAATGCATCTCTGGGCGGCGGATTAAATCAATACCGGGGCAATAACTTCGGAAGAGTCCCCTGGGTGAAAAACTACGTAGGCACTCTATCGCCCGACCATGAATACTATCGCAACAAATCCAAGAAGACCGATGGAAATATTTATCTGAAAGCAAATTACGATCTCACTAAAGGACTAAGTGCTTATGCCGATCTCCAGTATCGCCACATCAACTATACCATCAACGGAAACAATGATAAATATGACTGGAGCAAGAATGCACTGCGTCCACTGGCAGTAGACAAAAAATTCGATTTCTTTAATCCGAAAGTAGGATTAAACTGGAACATTACTTCCAGCCATCGTGTCTATGCGTCTTTCTCAGTAGCTCAAAAAGAGCCGACGAGAAACAATTATACGGATGGTGATCCAGACTCGTATCCCCAAGCAGAAAAGCTGCTCGACTATGAAGCGGGATATACCTTCGCCAACCAATGGTTGACAGCAGGTGCAAACTTCTACTACATGGACTATACCGACCAACTGGTGCTGACCGGAGCTTTAAACGATATCGGTGAGGCACTGACCGAAAATGTGCCTAACAGTTATCGCATGGGAATCGAAATCATGCTGGGAATCAAACCGTGCAAATGGTTTCAATGGGACATCAACGCTACATGGAGCAAAAACCGTATCCAAAATTTCGTAGAGAACCTGCCGGGTTACCACTATCATAACGATGATAGCCAGACTTCTCTCCCGACTATTCAGATAAAGCATAAAGAGACTCACATTGCTTTCTCACCGGACTTCCTATTTAACAATCGTTTCTCATTCAAATTTAAGGGATTCGAAACCGCCCTGCAATCACAGTTCGTAAGCAAACAGTATATGACAAACGCAGAAGTTGAAGAACTGACTCTTGATAAATATTTTGTCAGTAACCTCAATCTGGCATACAGCTTCCGTCCCCAAAAAGTACTGAAAGAAGTCACGGTAGGATTCACTGTGTACAATCTGTTTAATGAAAAATATGAAAACAACGGCTGGGCATCGAGCGACTACACCGATACACTGGAGAATCGGGGGAACTATGCCGGATATGCTGCGCAAGCTGGAACAAACGTTATAGGACATGTCTCTTTCCGCTTTTAA